Proteins from one Mercurialis annua linkage group LG7, ddMerAnnu1.2, whole genome shotgun sequence genomic window:
- the LOC126657220 gene encoding uncharacterized protein LOC126657220 → MFRSNTEDINQSNLKNTRGIAYDMTLISDSAKGTLKALVHYDGVWDEHFNYSNYKMKGILIRENTTFEEIKELIVGILEVNSWETKMEIRFQLESNYQTLEIEDNVSLQFYIEMKKDEPRVTSFPLCVTTNKFEGQPQIQNINSEASIGIIKEQFVDTTSSSGTAIDIIKYAEILYNQTRKEDEEAESKPQEINIVTDPKITEIYVGQIFKDKKIMKTSFCFYTIANQFQYKVSKSCKREYIVICINEDCRWTVRASRDGKINMFVIRRMINIHTCPPNIRMDDKRQATASIIGEHIKMKFLDIKTIYTPADIIADIQRDFGIVLSYNRAWRSNVKALNQIRGSPRDSYSILPGYLHMLLQTNPGSVVDLHTTDENKFEYMFMALDASIKGWRYCRPIIVVDGTFLKSNYGGTLITASTQDGNGKIFPLAFAVVDSENDDSWEYFFFKLKEAFGGRNGLCIVSDRHLSILNGVKKVFPEASHAICMYHLLSNIKSKFKHDPDTLRDCFYGAARSYTTKGFDYYMKELDAINAGIRKYLTDIGIEKWARAHCKANRYSTMTSNIAESLNAAIKAARELPITTLLESLRCLMQEWSYANRNIAICTFTKLTNKAEHELRNHYASSLRMKASTSVRGLHSVEDGDKTFIVKLNERTCTCCRFQLDEMPCPHAIAILSKLHQEPYQYYSDFFTKENMLATYEGVVYPMPSQNNWDLPANVESVEVLPPIGAIPAGRPKKRITGPNEIKKTNQCGRCKQRGHNKKTCKNIPK, encoded by the exons ATGTTTCGATCAAATACAGAAGACATTAATCAGTCAAATTTGAAGAATACTCGAGGAATCGCATATGATATGACTTTAATAAGCGATTCAG CAAAAGGAACACTGAAGGCTCTTGTGCACTATGATGGAGTATGGGATGAGCATTTTAATTACTCCAACTACAAGAtgaaaggaatactgataaggGAAAACACAACCTTTGAAGAAATTAAGGAATTGATAGTAGGTATACTAGAGGTAAACAGTTGGGAAACCAAAATGGAAATCAGATTTCAGTTAGAAAGCAACTACCAAACTTTAGAAATTGAAGATAATGTCAGCCTGCAATTCtacattgaaatgaaaaaagatGAACCGCGAGTAACCAGTTTTCCATTATGTGTTACAACAAACAAATTTGAAGGTCAGCCACAAATACAAAATATCAACAGTGAAGCTTCTATTGGAATTATTAAAGAACAATTTGTGGATACAACGTCTAGTAGTGGCACTGCaattgatattataaaatatgcaGAAATATTATACAACCAGACAAGAAAAGAAGATGAGGAAGCTGAAAGTAAACCACAAGAAATCAACATCGTCACTGATCCAAAAATAACAGAAATCTATGTTGGACAGATCTtcaaagacaaaaaaattatgaagacAAGTTTCTGTTTCTACACGATTGCTAACCAATTTCAGTATAAAGTTAGTAAGTCTTGCAAAAGAGAATATATAGTCATTTGCATTAATGAAGATTGCAGGTGGACAGTGAGAGCTTCAAGAGATGGAAAGATAAATATGTTTGTGATTAGAAGAATGATAAACATCCACACATGCCCACCAAATATAAGAATGGATGACAAAAGGCAAGCAACAGCTTCAATAATAGGGGAACATATAAAAATGAAGTTCTTGGATATAAAAACAATCTATACTCCAGCTGATATTATTGCAGATATTCAGAGAGATTTTGGGATTGTTTTGAGTTACAATAGGGCATGGAGGTCAAACGTAAAGGCACTAAACCAAATTAGAGGTAGTCCGCGCGACTCGTATTCAATTTTGCCTGGATATTTGCACATGCTTCTACAAACTAATCCAGGGTCAGTTGTAGATCTTCATACAACTGATGAAAAcaaatttgaatatatgtttATGGCTCTAGATGCTTCTATTAAAGGTTGGAGATACTGTAGACCAATAATTGTAGTAGATGGAACATTTTTGAAGTCGAACTACGGTGGAACATTAATAACAGCAAGTACACAAGACGGAAATGGTAAGATTTTCCCCCTTGCTTTTGCAGTTGTTGATTCCGAAAATGATGATTCCtgggaatattttttttttaaattgaaagaaGCATTTGGTGGAAGAAATGGGCTGTGTATTGTTTCAGATAGGCATTTGAGTATATTGAATGGGGTCAAAAAGGTTTTTCCTGAAGCAAGTCATGCAATATGTATGTACCATTTGCTAAGTAACATCAAATCAAAGTTCAAACACGATCCGGATACATTGAGAGACTGTTTCTATGGAGCTGCAAGATCATACACAACTAAGGGATTTGACTACTACATGAAAGAGCTTGATGCCATTAATGCCGGAATTCGAAAGTACCTAACAGATATTGGGATCGAGAAGTGGGCAAGAGCACATTGTAAAGCTAATAG gtACTCGACAATGACATCGAATATCGCCGAGTCTTTGAATGCAGCAATCAAAGCAGCTAGGGAATTACCAATAACAACGCTCCTTGAAAGTTTGAGGTGTTTGATGCAAGAATGGAGTTATGCTAACAGAAATATTGCAATTTGTACATTTACTAAGCTGACAAACAAAGCAGAACATGAACTCAGAAATCACTATGCATCATCTTTAAGAATGAAg GCTTCAACATCTGTTAGAGGTTTGCACAGTGTGGAAGATGGTGATAAAACCTTTATAGTAAAACTTAATGAAAGAACATGCACATGCTGCAGATTTCAATTGGATGAAATGCCATGTCCACATGCTATTGCTATATTAAGCAAACTACACCAAGAACCATATCAATACTACTCAGACTTTTTCACTAAAGAAAATATGCTTGCCACATATGAAGGAGTTGTCTATCCAATGCCTAGCCAAAATAATTGGGATTTACCTGCCAATGTTGAAAGTGTGGAAGTTCTTCCGCCAATAGGAGCAATTCCAGCAGGAAGACCAAAGAAAAGAATCACGGGACCAAATGAAATAAAGAAGACAAATCAGTGTGGAAGATGCAAACAAAGAGGACATAATAAAAAGACATGtaaaaatataccaaaataa